The DNA sequence GACTTCGTCCACTTCGCCGCCGCCGACGCCCGCTCGGCGCAACGCCTCGGCGATCGCGATGCTTCCCAGCGCCGGGGCCGGGAGAGAAGCCAGAGAGCCGTTGAGGCTTCCTATGGGGGTCCTGACCGCGCTGACGATGACGACCTCGTTCATCGGCTTGCGGACAAAAGATGCGCCGCCGGTTGTTGAACCGGATAAGACAGGGTCGGTTTTTCCCGGGTGGAAAATGCCGCGCGTAAAAATTGCTCCACCTCGCCGCACAGCTCCCCAACCGGCGCCCCGGTGTTGAGGGCGTGGTAAGGCGCCGACTCGGCGAACGGCTCGAAAACTTCCCTTTGCTTCAAATAAATCCGCCAGGTGCCGTCGGATATATCGCGTCCGCCTTCGGCGCGCCTGAAGAGTCTTTCCCGGACGACTCCGTCGCGCGTGTGACAATAGAC is a window from the Candidatus Binatia bacterium genome containing:
- a CDS encoding AAA family ATPase — translated: TLARALARRLGAAVVNSDVVRKGLAGASDRRNNVAYGKGIYNPSMTGRAYRRMTEEVERHLAVGEGVIVDATFQKAAQRSAVFEAAARNGAPLAIVYCHTRDGVVRERLFRRAEGGRDISDGTWRIYLKQREVFEPFAESAPYHALNTGAPVGELCGEVEQFLRAAFSTREKPTLSYPVQQPAAHLLSASR